Proteins co-encoded in one Labilithrix sp. genomic window:
- a CDS encoding alpha/beta fold hydrolase, with product MKVAFRPPRWLRSPHLQTIAGTVPVYAPPKTHARAEEEDLRIPLGDEGCLHARAWWATPASERAPAVVILHGIAGSKDSLCCVRAAVALHRAGYHAVRLDMRAAGESVVDAPSLYHGGLTTDLDLTVRHLLAHPRVESVLVLGFSGGGSIALKLAGEWGKDAPPGVRAIASISAPLDYVHVAARMDTFACALYRYHVLGGLLDRARAFAERHPSRVHYKVADLHGIKRFRAYDDAVIVPMHRFESVDHYYRAVSSGPYLEKIEVPSIVIHAEDDPMVPIRGVRPWFRGAAPSVRTVVSEHGGHIGWVGGFDEASWIKGWAMSHALSFFAEHR from the coding sequence GTGAAGGTCGCGTTCCGCCCGCCGCGGTGGCTCCGCTCTCCGCACCTGCAGACGATCGCCGGGACGGTCCCCGTCTACGCGCCGCCGAAGACGCACGCGCGCGCGGAGGAAGAGGACCTCCGCATCCCGCTCGGCGACGAGGGTTGCCTTCACGCCCGCGCGTGGTGGGCGACCCCCGCCTCCGAGCGCGCGCCGGCGGTGGTGATCCTGCACGGCATCGCGGGGTCGAAGGACTCGCTCTGCTGCGTGCGCGCGGCGGTGGCGCTCCATCGCGCGGGGTACCACGCCGTGCGGCTCGACATGCGCGCCGCGGGCGAGAGCGTCGTCGACGCGCCGTCGCTCTACCACGGCGGCCTCACGACCGATCTCGATCTCACCGTGCGCCATCTCCTCGCGCACCCCCGCGTCGAGAGCGTGCTCGTGCTCGGCTTCTCCGGCGGCGGGAGCATCGCGTTGAAGCTCGCGGGCGAGTGGGGCAAGGACGCGCCGCCCGGCGTCCGCGCGATCGCGAGCATCTCCGCGCCGCTCGACTACGTCCACGTCGCGGCGCGGATGGACACGTTCGCGTGCGCGCTCTACCGCTACCACGTCCTCGGCGGCCTCCTCGATCGCGCGCGCGCGTTCGCGGAGCGGCACCCGTCCCGCGTCCACTACAAGGTCGCCGACCTCCACGGCATCAAGCGGTTCCGCGCCTACGACGACGCGGTCATCGTGCCGATGCACCGCTTCGAGAGCGTCGATCACTACTACCGCGCGGTGAGCTCCGGTCCCTACCTCGAGAAGATCGAGGTCCCATCCATCGTCATCCACGCGGAGGACGATCCGATGGTGCCGATCCGCGGCGTGCGGCCGTGGTTCCGCGGCGCCGCGCCGAGCGTGCGGACGGTCGTGAGCGAGCACGGCGGGCACATCGGCTGGGTCGGCGGCTTCGACGAGGCGAGCTGGATCAAGGGCTGGGCGATGAGCCACGCGCTCTCGTTCTTCGCGGAGCATCGCTGA
- a CDS encoding alpha/beta hydrolase — translation MAQIVFLRHLARLTPGVTYARLLRGPARPTWSFRFELFAATMRAVQFELASGSWEAQRRAFDRLAGTYAPTVRRVRRERVTLGGVPAEWFTPKQPARTEATVLYVHGGGYVFGSVRSHQELIARIALAAPARALAPEYRLAPEHPFPAAIDDVVAVYRALLADGVAPSRLVVAGDSAGGGLTMALLQRLKAAGDPLPAGAALICPWVDLTAKGGSLDAHAAFDWSNETVGNRWSATYLNGHDPKDPLASAVFGDLAGLPPLLVQVGGAELIYDQSVALAKRAREAGVDARLVVGEDMIHDWPTFANLFPDCARPIDELGAFIREATKT, via the coding sequence ATGGCGCAGATCGTCTTCCTCCGTCACCTCGCGCGGCTGACCCCCGGCGTGACGTACGCGCGGCTCCTCCGCGGACCGGCCCGTCCGACGTGGTCGTTCCGCTTCGAGCTCTTCGCCGCGACGATGCGCGCGGTGCAGTTCGAGCTCGCGAGCGGCTCGTGGGAGGCGCAGCGCCGCGCGTTCGATCGCCTCGCCGGCACCTACGCGCCCACCGTGCGCCGCGTCCGTCGCGAGCGCGTCACGCTCGGCGGGGTGCCGGCGGAGTGGTTCACGCCGAAGCAACCGGCGCGCACGGAGGCGACGGTGCTCTACGTCCACGGCGGCGGCTACGTGTTCGGCTCGGTGCGATCGCATCAGGAGCTCATCGCGCGCATCGCGCTCGCCGCGCCGGCGCGCGCGCTCGCGCCGGAGTACCGCCTCGCGCCGGAGCACCCGTTCCCGGCCGCGATCGACGACGTCGTCGCGGTGTACCGCGCGCTGCTCGCGGACGGCGTCGCGCCGTCGCGCCTCGTCGTCGCGGGAGACTCCGCCGGCGGCGGTCTCACGATGGCGCTCCTGCAGCGCCTGAAGGCGGCGGGCGATCCGCTCCCCGCCGGTGCGGCGCTCATCTGTCCGTGGGTGGACCTCACCGCGAAGGGCGGCTCGCTCGACGCGCACGCCGCGTTCGACTGGAGCAACGAGACGGTCGGCAACCGCTGGAGCGCGACGTACCTGAACGGCCACGATCCGAAGGACCCGCTCGCCTCCGCGGTGTTCGGCGACCTCGCGGGCCTGCCGCCGCTCCTCGTCCAGGTCGGCGGCGCGGAGCTGATCTACGACCAGTCCGTCGCCCTCGCGAAGCGCGCGCGCGAGGCCGGCGTCGACGCACGCCTCGTCGTCGGCGAAGACATGATCCACGACTGGCCCACCTTCGCGAACCTCTTCCCCGACTGCGCCCGCCCCATCGACGAGCTCGGCGCCTTCATCCGCGAAGCGACGAAGACCTGA
- a CDS encoding fumarylacetoacetate hydrolase family protein, whose amino-acid sequence MKLVTYKQGAETRSGLLVGDRLDTIIDLKRGLACLDRKLDGYSVLALVEHGTQGLDAARDVLAAWESTNLPEMHEGGPTLVSLSAVTLLSPIPRPPSMRDGYAFRQHVATARKNRGLDMIPEFDQFPVFYFTNHQAVVGPGPVKVKERHLERLDFELEAAIVVGREGRDLSAKEADAYVFGMTIMNDFSARALQMQEMTLSLGPAKGKDFATGLGPYLVTMDELAPRAKKTDAGDHYDLGMRAFVNGKQVSTGNVKDMTWTFAQILERASYGVTLYPGDVIGSGTCGTGCFLELNGSKITDNQWLQVGDVVALEIDRLGRLENTITS is encoded by the coding sequence ATGAAGCTCGTCACGTACAAGCAGGGCGCCGAGACGCGCAGCGGCCTCCTCGTCGGCGATCGCCTCGACACGATCATCGACCTGAAGCGCGGGCTCGCCTGCCTCGACCGCAAGCTCGACGGCTACTCCGTCCTCGCCCTCGTCGAGCACGGGACGCAGGGCCTCGACGCCGCGCGCGACGTCCTCGCGGCGTGGGAGTCGACCAACCTCCCCGAGATGCACGAGGGCGGGCCGACGCTGGTGTCGCTCTCCGCGGTGACGCTGCTCTCCCCCATCCCGCGGCCGCCCTCGATGCGCGACGGCTACGCCTTCCGGCAGCACGTCGCGACCGCGCGCAAAAATCGCGGTCTCGACATGATCCCCGAGTTCGACCAATTTCCCGTGTTCTACTTCACGAACCATCAGGCGGTCGTCGGCCCGGGACCGGTGAAGGTGAAGGAGCGGCACCTCGAGCGCCTCGACTTCGAGCTCGAGGCCGCGATCGTGGTCGGGCGCGAGGGCCGCGACCTCTCCGCGAAAGAGGCCGACGCGTACGTCTTCGGCATGACGATCATGAACGACTTCTCCGCCCGCGCGCTCCAGATGCAGGAGATGACGCTCTCGCTCGGGCCCGCGAAGGGCAAGGACTTCGCGACCGGCCTCGGCCCCTACCTCGTCACGATGGACGAGCTCGCGCCAAGGGCGAAGAAGACCGACGCCGGCGACCACTACGACCTCGGGATGCGCGCCTTCGTGAACGGCAAGCAGGTCTCGACCGGCAACGTGAAGGACATGACGTGGACCTTCGCGCAGATCCTCGAGCGCGCGAGCTACGGCGTCACGCTCTACCCCGGCGACGTCATCGGCTCCGGCACCTGCGGGACCGGCTGCTTCCTCGAGCTGAACGGCTCGAAGATCACCGACAACCAGTGGCTGCAGGTCGGCGACGTCGTCGCGCTCGAGATCGACCGCCTCGGCCGCCTCGAAAACACAATCACGTCCTGA